The following proteins are co-located in the Imtechella halotolerans genome:
- the deoD gene encoding purine-nucleoside phosphorylase, with product MSIHIEAKLGEIAETVLLPGDPLRAKWIAEKFLENPVQYNDVRGMLGFTGMYKGKRVSVQGSGMGVPSISIYAHELINSYQVKKLIRVGSAGSYQESVKIRDIVLAMSACTNSSINKPTFNQEDYAPTAHFELFMNAVDVARKKNIPIKAGTILTSDVFYHDSPEYYKKWAEYGVLCVEMETAALYTLAAKYKVAALSILTISDSLVTHQATTSEERETSFSEMIEIALEIA from the coding sequence ATGAGTATACATATTGAAGCCAAATTGGGCGAAATTGCTGAAACTGTTTTACTTCCCGGCGATCCACTACGAGCCAAATGGATCGCTGAAAAATTTCTAGAGAACCCGGTACAATACAATGATGTTCGGGGAATGCTAGGATTCACAGGTATGTATAAGGGTAAACGTGTTTCTGTTCAAGGTTCCGGTATGGGGGTTCCTTCCATCAGTATATATGCCCATGAACTTATCAATTCCTATCAGGTAAAAAAACTTATACGAGTAGGAAGTGCTGGTTCCTACCAAGAAAGTGTCAAAATAAGAGATATCGTTTTGGCCATGTCTGCCTGTACAAACAGTAGCATCAATAAACCTACCTTTAACCAAGAAGATTATGCCCCAACAGCACATTTTGAGCTGTTCATGAATGCCGTGGATGTCGCAAGAAAAAAGAATATTCCTATTAAAGCAGGTACCATTCTTACCAGTGATGTTTTTTATCATGACAGCCCTGAATACTATAAAAAATGGGCCGAGTACGGGGTATTATGTGTTGAAATGGAAACTGCAGCACTGTATACCTTAGCTGCCAAATACAAGGTCGCTGCCCTTTCTATTTTAACCATCTCTGATAGTTTAGTCACTCACCAGGCGACCACTTCGGAGGAGCGGGAAACTTCATTTAGTGAAATGATAGAAATAGCCTTAGAAATAGCATAG
- the deoC gene encoding deoxyribose-phosphate aldolase, which produces MQLNSFIDHTLLKPTATEADIEQLCREAIDYNFFSVCVNSSYICLANRFLKESDVQICSVVGFPLGAMSSRAKIYETERAMTDGANEIDMVLNLGFLKSGRHNDVLQEIAFIKNTIGNNVLKVILETCYLTDSEKELACKLAVEAGADFVKTSTGFGTGGATEADILLMQHAVKGEAKLKASGGIRDAETAMKFIDLGVHRLGTSSGIAIVNGMQSNAEY; this is translated from the coding sequence ATGCAACTTAATTCCTTTATTGACCACACCTTATTAAAACCAACTGCCACTGAAGCCGATATTGAACAACTCTGTAGAGAAGCTATAGATTACAACTTCTTTTCGGTTTGTGTAAACAGTAGTTATATCTGTCTGGCCAATAGATTCTTAAAAGAAAGCGATGTACAAATATGTAGTGTGGTAGGATTTCCTCTTGGCGCTATGAGCTCAAGAGCTAAAATCTATGAAACAGAGCGTGCCATGACAGATGGTGCCAATGAGATTGACATGGTTCTTAACCTAGGATTTCTCAAATCTGGAAGACACAACGATGTTCTTCAAGAAATTGCATTCATCAAAAACACAATTGGGAACAATGTACTAAAAGTGATTCTAGAAACCTGTTATCTGACGGATAGTGAAAAAGAATTGGCCTGTAAGCTAGCTGTGGAAGCCGGAGCTGATTTTGTAAAAACCTCTACTGGATTTGGTACCGGTGGAGCTACAGAGGCAGATATTCTGCTTATGCAACATGCCGTTAAAGGGGAAGCTAAATTAAAGGCGTCTGGAGGGATACGCGATGCAGAAACAGCCATGAAATTCATTGATTTGGGAGTGCATCGACTTGGAACGTCCAGTGGCATTGCCATTGTCAATGGCATGCAAAGTAATGCAGAATACTAA
- a CDS encoding glycoside hydrolase family 2 TIM barrel-domain containing protein: MRISFYSIFMLFWCLSTMAQAPQADPIFENPSVQEENRLPMRATYFAFESSTLAQQGNKEASSRFLNLNGTWKFHWVNHYDKLPSNFEKTDFNDRSWDNFSVPANWEFNGYGTPIYVNHPFEFAVKNPTPPIIPRGQDQPAGVYRKTFELPAQWDGQQVFLHLGAVKSAFRLYVNGTYVGLGKDSKLESEFELTPYLHKGNNLIALEVRRWNDGSYLEAQDFWRISGIQRNVYLYARPKVHFYDLTVKSPLNETYQNGLLEAQVELWNRTDADQGDHTVKASLLDANGNILYTHTQKAIGLKRVGGKTLLQFATEIENVHSWSAETPYLYTLELSLLSPEGKAMEVIHQNVGFRTLEIKNAQFLVNGKPVLFKGVNRHESHPETHHVTTKEQMETDVRIMKELNMNAVRLSHYPNDPYWYELCDKYGFYVIDEANIESHGMYYNPERTLGNDPAWEYAHHIRIERMVQRDKNHPSVIAWSLGNEAGNGWNFYKAYNWLKGFDSSRPVQYERSTTEWNTDIIVPQYPHPKSMERYALSNPKRPYIMSEYAHAMGNSLGNFKEYWELIRKYPSLQGGYIWDWVDQGIYKVVDGKKILGYGGDWGDENTPSDNNFLLNGVIAADRTWNPHAYEVRKVYQEVQFSFNKERNELTLFNEHFFKDLSNYNFEARLLKNGKVVQTGKLGTFAIGPRQQITVTLPFELPTATDAEYRLHVTGKTLNKDGFLAAATLLAEEEFAITPAVSAAFQATASSVSVNENDELLTLGGKQFSIQFDKKTGQFKNYNYKKQLLISEGPSLSLFRPLTDNDFGAGLNRKLDYLKNPNHSLRSFTHQKQQDGTYKVVSTYDVLNGDATFTQTITISGNGELHIDNAFKVINAKHEMLMKFGNNLVLPNQLDYMQWYGRGPWESYEDRKSSAMVGIYEGLVKDQYHPYVRPQESGNKTDVRWATFSNAKKTKGIKVRFENTLLSVGALPYTWDQLYPSSEKRQENSGLLKADGNTYVHIDHKQMGVAGIDSWYSLPLEEYRVPFQDYQYSYIISPLQP; the protein is encoded by the coding sequence ATGAGAATTTCATTTTACAGTATTTTTATGCTGTTTTGGTGCTTATCTACTATGGCACAAGCACCCCAAGCAGACCCTATTTTTGAAAATCCGTCGGTCCAAGAAGAGAACCGACTTCCTATGCGTGCGACCTACTTTGCATTCGAAAGTAGTACTTTAGCACAACAAGGTAATAAAGAAGCTTCATCACGTTTCTTAAATCTAAATGGCACCTGGAAATTCCACTGGGTGAATCATTATGACAAACTTCCTTCTAATTTTGAAAAAACAGATTTCAATGATCGCTCTTGGGATAATTTCTCAGTTCCTGCCAATTGGGAATTCAATGGCTATGGTACCCCAATTTATGTGAATCACCCTTTTGAATTTGCCGTTAAAAATCCTACTCCTCCTATCATTCCTCGTGGACAGGACCAACCGGCAGGGGTATACAGAAAAACTTTTGAACTTCCTGCTCAGTGGGATGGGCAACAAGTATTTTTACATCTTGGTGCTGTAAAATCAGCTTTTAGACTTTATGTAAATGGTACCTATGTTGGATTAGGAAAGGATAGTAAACTTGAATCAGAGTTTGAACTTACTCCCTACCTTCACAAAGGAAACAATTTAATCGCACTTGAAGTTCGTCGCTGGAACGATGGTAGTTATTTAGAGGCGCAAGATTTTTGGCGTATCAGTGGTATTCAACGTAATGTCTACCTATATGCACGTCCAAAAGTTCACTTTTACGATCTTACTGTAAAATCTCCTCTTAACGAAACCTACCAAAACGGTCTTCTAGAAGCACAAGTTGAACTATGGAATCGCACGGATGCAGATCAAGGTGATCACACCGTTAAAGCTAGCTTACTTGATGCCAATGGTAATATCCTATATACCCATACACAAAAGGCCATAGGACTTAAGCGTGTTGGTGGAAAGACATTACTTCAATTTGCTACTGAAATAGAAAACGTACATTCTTGGAGTGCTGAAACTCCTTATTTGTACACCCTTGAACTTAGCTTACTTTCTCCTGAGGGTAAAGCCATGGAGGTAATTCATCAAAATGTAGGTTTTAGAACCTTAGAAATTAAAAATGCACAGTTCTTAGTGAATGGAAAGCCTGTATTATTCAAAGGGGTTAACAGACACGAATCACATCCTGAGACCCATCATGTGACCACCAAAGAACAGATGGAAACAGATGTTCGTATCATGAAAGAACTAAACATGAATGCTGTTAGGCTATCACACTACCCTAATGATCCATACTGGTATGAACTATGTGATAAATATGGTTTTTATGTAATTGATGAAGCCAATATAGAATCACACGGTATGTATTACAATCCTGAGCGTACATTGGGTAACGATCCAGCTTGGGAATATGCACATCACATTCGTATCGAGCGTATGGTGCAAAGAGATAAAAACCACCCTTCTGTTATTGCATGGAGTTTAGGAAATGAAGCTGGAAACGGTTGGAATTTCTACAAAGCCTATAATTGGCTAAAAGGTTTTGATTCGTCTCGCCCTGTTCAATACGAGCGTTCGACAACGGAGTGGAATACAGATATTATTGTTCCTCAATACCCACATCCAAAGAGCATGGAGCGTTACGCTTTAAGCAATCCAAAGCGCCCTTATATTATGAGCGAATATGCACATGCCATGGGTAATAGCCTTGGGAACTTTAAAGAATATTGGGAGCTTATCCGAAAATATCCATCCCTTCAAGGAGGTTACATCTGGGATTGGGTAGACCAAGGTATTTACAAGGTGGTTGACGGTAAAAAAATCCTAGGATATGGTGGTGATTGGGGTGATGAAAACACACCAAGTGATAACAACTTCTTATTAAATGGTGTGATTGCCGCAGATCGTACCTGGAATCCTCACGCCTATGAGGTGCGCAAAGTATATCAAGAAGTGCAATTCAGTTTTAATAAAGAGCGTAATGAATTGACTCTTTTCAATGAGCATTTCTTTAAAGACCTTTCTAACTATAATTTTGAGGCTCGTTTGCTTAAAAACGGAAAAGTTGTTCAAACAGGAAAACTTGGAACTTTTGCCATAGGACCAAGACAACAAATCACGGTTACCCTTCCTTTTGAGCTACCCACTGCCACAGATGCTGAGTACCGTCTACATGTTACAGGAAAAACCTTGAATAAAGATGGCTTTTTAGCGGCAGCAACTCTTTTGGCCGAAGAAGAATTTGCTATTACTCCTGCTGTATCCGCAGCATTCCAAGCTACTGCTTCCTCAGTAAGTGTAAATGAAAATGATGAACTACTTACCCTTGGAGGAAAACAATTTAGCATTCAGTTTGACAAGAAGACTGGTCAGTTCAAAAATTACAACTATAAAAAACAGTTGTTAATATCAGAAGGCCCTTCCCTATCACTTTTCAGACCTTTAACTGATAATGATTTCGGAGCTGGACTAAACAGAAAACTAGACTACCTTAAAAATCCAAACCACAGTCTACGTAGCTTTACGCATCAAAAACAACAGGACGGAACCTATAAAGTAGTGAGCACCTATGATGTTCTTAATGGTGATGCCACTTTTACCCAGACAATTACCATTTCAGGTAACGGTGAACTTCATATAGACAATGCGTTTAAAGTAATAAATGCTAAGCATGAAATGTTAATGAAGTTTGGAAATAACCTGGTACTTCCTAACCAACTTGATTATATGCAATGGTACGGGCGTGGACCTTGGGAAAGCTATGAAGATCGTAAATCTAGTGCCATGGTTGGCATCTACGAAGGTTTGGTTAAAGACCAATATCACCCGTATGTGCGTCCACAAGAGTCAGGTAATAAAACAGACGTTCGTTGGGCAACCTTTAGCAATGCTAAAAAGACAAAAGGAATTAAAGTTCGTTTTGAAAACACCTTGTTAAGCGTAGGAGCACTGCCTTACACTTGGGATCAACTATACCCATCATCAGAAAAACGTCAAGAAAACTCAGGATTGTTAAAGGCGGATGGAAATACCTATGTGCATATCGATCACAAACAAATGGGTGTTGCTGGAATAGATAGCTGGTATTCATTACCACTTGAGGAATATAGAGTACCTTTCCAAGATTACCAATACAGTTATATTATTTCACCTTTACAACCCTAA
- a CDS encoding DUF6503 family protein, which yields MSKSLYLIIGMVLFLSCTSEKEISSQYIVDKAIEVAGGEQFLNSEIAFTFRDYQYTSERGAFGYELTRSFIKDSLQVNDRIRNGKFTRFIDQERQSLLDSVALKYYNSVNSVHYFAYLPQGLNDKAVQKELLGEVVLKGEPYYKVRVTFAQEGGGNDYEDVFIYWFHKQKFTMDYLAYEFHVDGGGMRFREAVNPRFISGIRFADYKNYKPRKAIKIELLDEAYASGQLEWLSDIRLEEVTVQITPD from the coding sequence ATGTCAAAGAGTTTGTATTTGATTATTGGTATGGTTCTTTTTTTATCCTGTACCTCTGAAAAAGAAATTTCATCTCAATATATTGTAGATAAAGCTATAGAGGTGGCTGGAGGTGAACAATTTTTGAATAGTGAAATTGCTTTTACCTTTAGAGACTATCAGTATACTTCTGAGAGAGGTGCTTTCGGATATGAATTGACCCGTAGCTTTATAAAGGACTCTTTACAGGTTAATGATAGGATACGCAATGGAAAATTTACTCGGTTTATTGATCAAGAAAGGCAATCTCTCTTGGACTCCGTGGCCTTGAAATATTATAATTCGGTTAACTCGGTACATTATTTTGCCTATCTCCCACAAGGTTTAAATGATAAGGCGGTTCAAAAGGAGTTGTTGGGAGAGGTGGTTCTTAAAGGAGAGCCTTATTATAAGGTCAGGGTAACTTTTGCACAAGAAGGAGGAGGTAATGATTATGAAGACGTATTTATCTATTGGTTTCATAAGCAGAAGTTCACTATGGACTATTTGGCGTATGAATTCCACGTAGATGGAGGAGGTATGCGGTTTAGAGAAGCTGTTAACCCGCGCTTCATTTCTGGAATTCGCTTTGCAGATTATAAAAATTATAAACCTCGTAAGGCAATTAAGATAGAATTACTTGACGAGGCTTATGCAAGTGGACAACTTGAATGGTTGTCAGATATTAGGTTAGAAGAAGTAACTGTACAAATTACTCCAGACTAA
- a CDS encoding arylsulfatase produces the protein MKFLFQLFLMLFCVLGSAQQTPKQPNIIFILADDLGIGDIGVYGQSIIQTPHIDRLAEEGMKFNNFYAGSTVCAPSRAALLTGQHTGHTQVRGNGEFPLDPAKKIIPEVLKNAGYTNAIFGKWGMGLNGSGSTPDKRGFDVFAGHIHHVSAHYQKPDSIDAIVHGDLKRIGLPKDTYVNEYFTEQALQFINNQPKDKPFFLFMSYTIPHAELVVPPKYLQKHLLSAEQSKHDSEKEWPAGRHYGPQPFPKAAYAALVESLDDYTGQILAALKAKGIDENTIVIFTSDNGTHTEGGRTQEDVDYFGSSAHYQGVKRDLYTGGIKEPFLIRWPGTIPARTQSNHVSAFWDLYPTFAELAQVTLKESLDGISIVPTLTDKGKQDKHPYLYWEFHEFGGKQALLKGDWKIIRLDVHKNRYAPVALYNLKEDPSEKNDVSKKYPRKTKRLTELMDSVRTENENFNFKRQ, from the coding sequence ATGAAGTTCCTTTTTCAACTTTTTCTGATGCTGTTTTGTGTTTTAGGTAGTGCTCAGCAAACACCTAAACAACCTAACATAATTTTCATCCTTGCCGATGATTTAGGAATAGGTGACATCGGTGTATATGGGCAATCTATCATCCAGACACCCCATATTGACAGATTAGCTGAAGAAGGAATGAAATTCAATAACTTCTATGCAGGAAGTACTGTATGTGCCCCTTCCCGTGCTGCCTTACTAACCGGGCAGCACACGGGGCATACACAAGTCAGAGGAAATGGTGAATTTCCATTAGATCCTGCAAAAAAGATTATCCCGGAAGTACTTAAAAATGCAGGTTATACCAATGCCATTTTTGGAAAATGGGGAATGGGTCTCAACGGTTCTGGAAGTACACCCGACAAGAGAGGGTTTGATGTCTTTGCAGGTCATATCCATCATGTCAGTGCTCATTATCAAAAGCCTGATTCCATTGATGCTATTGTTCATGGAGATTTAAAACGCATTGGTCTTCCTAAAGATACCTATGTGAATGAATACTTTACTGAACAAGCGTTACAATTCATCAACAACCAGCCAAAGGACAAGCCTTTCTTTCTATTTATGTCCTATACCATTCCACATGCAGAATTGGTAGTACCTCCAAAATACTTACAGAAACATTTACTGAGTGCAGAACAAAGTAAACATGATTCTGAAAAAGAATGGCCAGCTGGCAGACATTATGGTCCTCAACCCTTTCCAAAAGCTGCCTATGCGGCTCTTGTTGAAAGTTTAGATGATTATACAGGTCAAATTCTTGCTGCTTTAAAAGCAAAGGGAATTGATGAAAATACCATTGTAATATTTACAAGTGACAATGGAACCCATACCGAGGGAGGCCGTACCCAAGAAGATGTAGATTACTTTGGCAGTAGTGCCCATTACCAAGGAGTAAAAAGAGATTTATATACAGGTGGTATTAAAGAACCTTTTCTTATTAGATGGCCTGGAACTATCCCTGCCCGCACCCAATCTAATCACGTAAGTGCATTTTGGGATCTTTATCCAACCTTTGCGGAGCTAGCCCAGGTAACACTCAAGGAATCACTTGACGGAATCTCGATAGTACCTACCCTTACTGATAAAGGAAAACAAGACAAGCACCCTTATTTATATTGGGAATTTCACGAATTTGGAGGTAAACAAGCACTCCTAAAAGGAGATTGGAAGATTATCCGCCTAGACGTGCATAAAAACAGATATGCTCCAGTTGCCTTGTACAATCTTAAGGAGGATCCAAGTGAGAAGAACGATGTATCCAAAAAATATCCACGTAAGACCAAACGCCTTACGGAGTTAATGGATAGTGTTCGTACTGAAAATGAAAACTTTAACTTTAAAAGACAGTAG
- a CDS encoding sulfatase-like hydrolase/transferase — translation MIKRFYGIFGLLLLLSCGNNSTKPTAEKEPLPNIIIIYTDDLGYGDLGVYGGKIPTPNIDKLAKEGLIHTNAYATSATCTPSRYSMLTGEYAWRQKGRGVAQGNASSIIQPGTQTLPSILQKAGYQTAVIGKWHLGLGGEQGPDWNGKITPGPLEIGFNYSFLIPATGDRVPCVFVENHHVVDLDPTDPITVNYSKKIGDWPTGKENPELLTTPYSHGHDMTIVNGVSRIGYMTGGKKALWRDEDFADVLLEKSQHFISKNKNNPFFLYFSTHDIHVPRIAHERFQGATDFGPRGDVIVQLDWTVGALVSHLQALNLDKNTLIIFTSDNGPVLDDGYVDYSKERISNHSPSAGLRGGKYSAFEAGTKVPTIVRWPGKIPSGITSDVLVSQIDFLASFAAYTGQSIHKGQAIDSENHWNTLIGGQDQARQGMVQEAISNVLSYISSDGYKYIPPSKGAKMVPWGPTIETGFSEIEQLYDLKNDPYETKNIASKHPDIVQKLRNTLNQIKQQH, via the coding sequence ATGATAAAGCGCTTTTACGGAATTTTCGGTCTATTGCTACTTCTCTCTTGTGGTAACAATTCAACGAAACCAACCGCCGAAAAAGAACCGCTGCCCAATATTATCATCATCTATACAGACGACCTAGGATATGGAGACCTAGGTGTATATGGTGGAAAAATCCCTACACCAAATATTGACAAATTAGCCAAGGAAGGTCTTATTCATACCAATGCTTATGCCACCTCGGCCACCTGCACCCCTTCCAGATATTCCATGCTAACTGGTGAGTATGCCTGGAGACAAAAAGGAAGAGGAGTAGCTCAAGGAAATGCTTCAAGTATAATACAGCCTGGCACCCAAACCCTACCCTCCATCCTACAGAAGGCAGGATATCAAACTGCTGTCATTGGAAAATGGCATTTGGGTTTAGGAGGTGAACAAGGGCCTGATTGGAATGGAAAAATTACTCCAGGACCTTTAGAAATTGGATTTAATTACTCTTTCTTAATTCCGGCTACAGGAGATAGGGTTCCGTGTGTATTTGTAGAAAATCATCATGTGGTTGATTTAGACCCTACCGATCCTATAACCGTAAATTACTCTAAAAAAATAGGCGACTGGCCTACTGGAAAGGAAAACCCTGAACTTTTAACCACTCCTTACTCCCATGGTCATGATATGACTATAGTAAATGGTGTGAGCCGAATAGGGTATATGACTGGAGGAAAAAAGGCCTTATGGAGGGATGAAGATTTTGCGGATGTACTGCTTGAGAAATCACAGCACTTTATTTCGAAAAACAAAAACAATCCCTTTTTTCTCTACTTTTCCACCCACGATATCCATGTTCCTAGGATTGCACATGAACGTTTTCAAGGTGCTACCGACTTTGGACCTCGAGGTGATGTTATTGTTCAGTTGGATTGGACCGTAGGGGCACTTGTTTCTCATTTACAAGCATTAAATTTAGACAAGAATACCCTGATTATCTTTACAAGTGATAATGGTCCTGTTTTGGATGATGGATATGTAGATTATTCGAAAGAAAGAATCTCCAACCACTCACCTTCTGCTGGGTTACGAGGAGGAAAATATAGTGCCTTTGAAGCGGGAACTAAAGTCCCAACTATCGTTCGTTGGCCAGGTAAGATTCCCTCAGGAATAACCTCTGATGTCTTAGTTAGTCAGATAGACTTTTTAGCCTCTTTTGCCGCATATACCGGGCAATCCATCCATAAAGGACAGGCTATTGATTCCGAAAATCACTGGAACACACTCATAGGTGGACAAGATCAAGCACGCCAAGGCATGGTTCAAGAAGCTATAAGCAATGTTCTGTCCTATATCAGTAGTGATGGTTACAAATACATCCCTCCAAGTAAAGGTGCTAAAATGGTA
- the smpB gene encoding SsrA-binding protein SmpB, producing MQKNVNIQNKRARFEYEILEKYVAGIVLSGTEIKSIRLSKASIAESFCEFNKDGELFVINMTVEEYAWGTHYNHKPKSERKLLLQKRELRKLHKEVKNSGLTIVPLRLFLNDRGLAKMEIALVRGKKMYDKRETIKDRDNKRTLDRIKKVFK from the coding sequence ATGCAAAAAAATGTCAACATACAAAACAAACGTGCTCGCTTTGAGTATGAGATTCTTGAAAAATATGTAGCCGGTATAGTACTATCGGGCACTGAAATCAAATCCATACGCCTTAGCAAGGCTTCTATTGCTGAAAGTTTTTGTGAATTCAACAAAGATGGTGAACTCTTTGTAATCAATATGACCGTTGAAGAATATGCATGGGGAACCCACTACAACCACAAACCTAAGAGTGAACGTAAGTTGTTACTTCAAAAAAGAGAGCTTCGTAAACTTCATAAAGAAGTAAAGAACTCCGGACTCACCATAGTTCCATTACGTCTTTTTCTTAACGATAGAGGACTTGCTAAAATGGAAATAGCTCTGGTACGCGGTAAAAAGATGTACGATAAACGTGAAACTATTAAAGACAGGGACAACAAGCGTACCCTTGATCGTATTAAGAAAGTTTTCAAATAA
- a CDS encoding SixA phosphatase family protein, with amino-acid sequence MKIRLLVTAVLTIFLIGCQEKTTTKVTPEMTKKDPVITTYYLVRHAEKDRSNPADKNPPLTQEGLLRAASYATILKDIPMDAVYATNYLRTQQTAQPVASMSNLEITTYEPVPEITFFKDQTKGQKVFVVGHSNTIPKLVNALIGKNQFSDINDTVNGNLYIVTLVDDIPTVSLLSLE; translated from the coding sequence ATGAAAATTCGTTTATTAGTTACCGCAGTATTGACGATATTCTTAATAGGATGTCAAGAAAAAACAACCACAAAAGTCACGCCTGAGATGACTAAGAAGGACCCGGTTATCACTACCTACTACTTAGTCAGACATGCAGAGAAAGATCGCAGCAATCCAGCGGATAAAAATCCTCCTCTTACCCAAGAAGGACTCCTAAGAGCAGCATCGTATGCCACTATTTTAAAGGACATCCCTATGGACGCTGTGTATGCCACGAATTACTTGCGCACTCAACAAACGGCCCAACCCGTAGCCTCAATGAGTAATCTTGAAATCACTACCTACGAACCGGTACCTGAGATAACCTTCTTTAAAGATCAGACCAAGGGTCAAAAGGTATTTGTTGTTGGACACAGCAATACCATTCCTAAACTGGTCAACGCGCTGATAGGAAAAAATCAATTCTCAGATATTAATGATACCGTTAATGGAAACTTATATATAGTGACTTTGGTGGACGACATCCCCACAGTTAGCCTTCTTAGTCTGGAGTAA